The region TATTACCATTTGCGTCATAAGTCTTTCGTTCAGACGATCACTATTTTTTAAATGACCATTACGAGTGTAATGCAAAATGGTTATCGTGTTTTTAGTTTTTATAGTGTGTCTAAAACGAACACAAACTTTGGTACTCGACAAGTCAATGTTATCGATATCTACATTTCTGTGTTTTTCACCTCGGtcgttttaacacaaaattatgtttctatgtatgcttttgtcacttttctattAATTGTCGTCATGAATTTCATGGTTCTGCAGCGATCTCCCGAATACCCCGCTTTATAATGTCACtactttttgttgattttggaTGTTTTCAAGAGGGCGACccattacatgtatgatgtgcGTGCATATAACAAGCGAAGTGGCTTGACCGTTGACGGCTGTCCTCAGTACATTTGCTGGCCGGACGTGCTTATTGACACTGACTTTCGTGTCGTGCAGTGATCGTTACCCGTAACACTAATTGTCAGCGTTTCCTCTTGTATCCTTAAAATGTTGTCCTTTTCAGTCTTATCAAGTCGTGTTTTtgtatagtgatgggtacaaaaaacgtacctaggtatacccccacgagtatctgtttatttgctggtttatttaattattttatttgtccctatacttgtcgttcgtttgcttgttcatttgtcatttatttgatagtttatttatttatttatttatttatttatttatttatttatttatttatttatttatttatttatttatttatttatttatttatttgtttgtttcgttttgttttgtttgtcacacggttcctgggtgcCCTGTGGTCAAAGGAGGTCACCTTCGACTCCTGGGCGGATCACCCACTTTCTACCGAAAATCTTGAGTAGACCTTGTCTATTTCTAACTATAGTCATTTAAAAGCACACAAGAATCCatctattttgcaaaatttgtaaattttgggcgaAACAACAAATGGGCGAAAAACTGGGTCCGGCGAAATTTACGACCTCAGCGGGGTCAAGTATTCTTCAAGAAATCGCCGAAAAATCGCAGTATTCCTATCCAGAAATAATTCCAAAACCGATTCTTCTTGCACGGAGGGAGAAATATCAGTCGAGATTTTCGCTTTTCTAGTATCCAATATGATGAATTAgtgtgaaagttacggcgagttgatgCTCCCAAACTACGGCTGGTGAGCATTGAGCCAACCACCATTGTGAATGTACCTACACGATCGATCGAAGTTGTACACAATGGAGCTTTCACAGTtatttttacccatcatgctctgtACCCCTTCCCTCCTCTGGTCCAGGACTCGCCGGTGCATAACACGggcaaatataatatatataattacaaccTGTGCGTACACAGCTTTGATGTAAGTACACACTTTTGATCGATTCTATTTCCTAGTATCACACGATGAACAACTCTTGTATAGCAGAACTtagtaatatatattcatgCTTAGGTAAGTTTCATCGAACGAGTGGGTCACTTTCTAGCCTAAGTTTTATTGGTACAGCTGTAGCGTAACACGTGATCTGAATGACGACCGGGCTTAGAACTGGCCGGTGAAGACTAACCAGTGAATCCATAGTAGACTAGAATATTCTGatatttcaaacttttcaaatcACACAAAGTCTACTTTTGACCTGTGATATTAAGCCAGGCGAAACGAGTCGTATCAAAAGAACACTTTCTACACTGGCTATGACCTTGAATATTAAATAACACCACAATTTACATGACTGTGAACTGGAACACCTCGCATTTAAAACGACAACACCACTGTCCACAGATCAAGAGCCACAGAAAGCGCTCAGGAGGTCAACATTTATTGTACGGTGCTCGCCTTCTAATCTTTCAAACTCTCTATGTGAACTTACTAGACGTTCTTACAAGAGGTCATCATAAACAAACATCAACCGTAATTGTACATGCCCCCTAGCCTAGGCTATATGACATGCAACTCCACACTGACCTGTTCGCTATACTGTATAAAGCGATTTGCACAATGTCACGCACAAACAGAAGCATCATTTCTGTAAAGATATAAATGGAGACAGACGAGTCACCTGTAACTTCTTCAGAAATAACTTCTACTGTTTGTGAAATATTGGGCATATGTAAATAGAGACACCTGTCATTGTCATtcttttgtatttgtgtgtaaaCGTACGTAATAATTACATTAACTGTTTTGGTATGTATGTTAACGTTACGTCATGCAATATTGGGTATGTCAAGAGAAATGTCCAAAGCACCGTagtccaatacatgtatacgGTGTAATACGCCTTTTCTCCCGAGAGCTCAAGgcgctcacaattattacccctggcacggatcaatGGCGTTACAACGACTCATTATACTTCCTCATCTCCCGGTgtgagcatacaatccattccggcctttataagcgcatattattaaagcattcacattgcaacttctatcctaccaggtccctaattatacagctgggtttgACCGAGGCCCAAAATCATCGTTCAAATATTGCACACAGACCAAACCATTCAATATGTAATTTACTACGAAGtgaaacaatatttgcaaatggAATCCAGTTAACCCGGAATAAATGTCTTATTGCTTGAATAGAAACCTaataccaacagtgctacagtTTATCGTATGACCCTGTTAACACTGCTTTATTTAGCACTGCCGTTGCCAGTGGCGCCACAAAAATGCAAGGTTAAGTACTTGaatattactttctgttgtATGTCGTGATCTATGTTCCTTGTGGGTCAGTTTTAATTAACCTTTGagcatttgtaattttaattaaattgtaatttattccTGGAAACGTGTgcttaaaaaatattgtgttttgtgtttttcttcagGACTGTATCGTCTCAGTTGTGGGTACCCATCGATGATTTGAAAGTCACAGAACTTTAAGTTCGGAAAAATTCTGAACATGGCGAAACAACACGATATTCCTCTTTCTAACGTCAATGAAAACCATGAAGTAAAATTCAAAGACACATCAGAGGAAAATAACGTGGGTTCATCAATGAACGAAAGAAAAGCTCTCCTATGTTTTGATGATGTCCGTTGTTTTGTCGTTGTTCTAGCCAGTACAATATGGTTGCATGCTACGATGGCCATATATGGTACCACTATTCTCACTACATTAGAAAAACGATACAACCTAAGCAGTTCTCAACTCGGTTTTCTCGTTAGCATTGGCCAAATTGGGACCTTGACTAGTATTATACCAGTCGCTTATATAGGTGGTCGGCCATCGAGTCATCGCCCTCGCTGGATGGGCATTGGAGTACTCGTCCTCGCCGTTGGCATTTTTACAGCATCTTTACCACATTTTGTTGTGGGACCATATGGATATGAAGATATTAACCTAGAAGAAAACACAACCACAGGTATTCATACTTGTTTTACAAACCAATCCATAGTGGTCGACAGTGAGTGTGAAGAAACCGGAAAAGACATTTCCAGAGATAGTAAGGTGGCGTATGCATTGGTTGCAATGGGGCTTATGATAACTGGAGCTGGATACAGTCCATTCATGACCTTGGGAACTACATTTGTGGACGACCATGCCACACATGAAAAATCGGCACTTTATCTTGGTAAGAGGATTGTGCAAAATGTTGAGGAAAcgattgtattgtattgtattgtattgtattgtattgtattgtattgtattgtattgtattgtattgtattgtattgtattgtattgtattgtatcgtattgtattgtattgtatcttGTGGTGTGgtgtcgtattgtattgtactgtactgtactgtattgtactgtactgtactgtattgtattgtattgtattgtattgtattgtattgtattgtattgtattgtattgtattgtattaattTCCTTCTCGTTTGGAATAATATTTGCTAAAACTAGTTATCTCTATGTTTTTCTGTGTAGGGAGTCCCCTGTAATTACAAAGGCATGAAGGGGCAAGCTTGGAAATCAAACTAAGCATGGTCTGTTACGTAAAATGTGAcaccccaccctcacccccatTCCGTTTTTTAAAATGAGACTCtctctcaatttcctttctctaaaacatgaccccccccccctgttcaaatatttaaaaaggttATGATTGACGTaagtattaattaattaatcaatcaatcaatcaatcaatcaatcaatcaatcaatcaatcaatcaatcaatcaattaattgcattgccttcacacaaattcactggtggtagtagtagtggtggtggtggtggtggtggtggtggtggtggtggtggaaaaCTCTGTAAATTCACCAATGTGGCAGCAGCAATGGGATCGAATCAGCCAATTGGTTGTttttattgcaaagatgacaacagggtTGGTAAGGCAAGTGGATAAATATAGTGAATACATGTCACCgtacctagcaacaataccCTACCTGTAGTAACAGCCAAATCATGGTGTATATGgcaaaagataacaacaggggtaGTTAAGCaaatggataaatattttttgaaattacgTATACTCACCCAGCAACTAAGAAACTGTACATAGCAACACTAAAATGACCGTGCATATTGCATGGGGAATACCAAGAAGGGATTTCATGTGTAATACAAAAAGATCAACATAAACTTTACAGTTaagctacaacgccattggcgctatttgtTTGTAGATAAATGGaaattcattaaatttcataaatttgtttcatttcataacAGGACTCGTCAACATGATGTGGGGAATAGGCCCTATTATGGCAACATTCATCGCTGCAGGTAGCTTGCTCTTATATGTAGATTTTAATAGAATGAATGACTCGACTATCAACATAACTTCCGACGACGATGAATGGGTTGGAGCGTGGTGGTTAGGCCTTTTAGGCGGCTCCATACTTGGGTTTCTACTAGCAATTCCATACGCCTTTATTCCTAAAGAACTAAAGAATAAAACTTCAGAAGGTCAGTCAGACTCGACAACGAAACGCCAAAATACAGACGACAGCGGTAGTAGTCAAGATTTATCCCAACTTGGACTTCGAGGTATGTTCATACTTAGTTATTTTGAAATGCCAATGTCAAAAGTTTTCCTAACATTTCATGTATTAAGCTTGACATGGATATGTTAttatccaatattttcttcattcagacgGAAAATACTCATGGACTTGTAATTATTTTGACCCTACTCGTCTTCTACTCTAGAAGACCCCTATGTCAATCGTATTTTACTTAGATTAGCCAAGAAAAATCGgagaaaaatattattattccaTTCGTATGTCATTTCCATTTCGTCTCTTTTAAAATCTACTTTCCAGTGATTTTCATATTAACTAAACCATTGGGGATGGACAGTTATTGTGACTATTAATGTTTTCTGTTGatatcaatttcatttgaaaaactTTTGGAAAACAAACGCTGCCGAAAAAGGTATTTTCTTATATTGATTTCTTAACATCTGTGACGATCCCTGTTACGTCTGCCCTTGTTCATTACTGGTAgaggtgtgtagattaagatttgttcatgacttgacgattccatcagtaatatgcaaattagggttaaaaacttatatctcGAGAGGTACTTGGTTAATGaaactgaaacttggtgagatgtttctagaagtgttattctgcagacttgtttcatcacatttagacacaattggccctagcaaccatgaccacacccttagcaacaaccaaatgacagtatattttgctaaaataacaacatcatctggtaggcaagtgaacaaacattcaaaaagtatgAGAATATGCCTAGGAACAAGACCACTCCCAtaacaacagtcaaatgatctcATGTATTGCAATGATAAAAACAGGGATTAAAaaacaagtgaataaacactcaaacagtatgtaaatatgcctaacaacaagaccccgcccatagcaacagtcaaatgattaCGTATATAGcgaagataacagggattaataaacaaatgaatatacattcaaaaaatgtatgctactatacctagcaacaagaccacgtccatagcaacagccatgtgatgatgtatatcacaaagagaacatcaatGATTCATTGACAAGTGAATGATCATGTGaacattcaaaatgtgtatgcAAAATTGCAAATATGTCGAGCaaatgaccacgcccatagcaacagccaattgatcgcgtattgcaaagataacaacagggctggataggcaactggataatcatttagcaaatgaacacctatactgAGCATCAATCGGCATGtggacaaatat is a window of Glandiceps talaboti chromosome 5, keGlaTala1.1, whole genome shotgun sequence DNA encoding:
- the LOC144435546 gene encoding solute carrier organic anion transporter family member 1B3-like, whose product is MAKQHDIPLSNVNENHEVKFKDTSEENNVGSSMNERKALLCFDDVRCFVVVLASTIWLHATMAIYGTTILTTLEKRYNLSSSQLGFLVSIGQIGTLTSIIPVAYIGGRPSSHRPRWMGIGVLVLAVGIFTASLPHFVVGPYGYEDINLEENTTTGIHTCFTNQSIVVDSECEETGKDISRDSKVAYALVAMGLMITGAGYSPFMTLGTTFVDDHATHEKSALYLGLVNMMWGIGPIMATFIAAGSLLLYVDFNRMNDSTINITSDDDEWVGAWWLGLLGGSILGFLLAIPYAFIPKELKNKTSEGQSDSTTKRQNTDDSGSSQDLSQLGLRGFLRSSWRLVTNYTFMIVLIAYALDLGSTFGVVSFIPKYLELQFGFQPSTANILLGALGLVPYAIGMILGGYLIKKLKLGVFGMQKMVMMVFGAGMILILLLYPLACDSYHVVGIGENRIDKTQPCNVDCQCSIDLYSPVCGNDGNTYTSACHAGCTVYGGNNTYTDCG